From Chryseobacterium sp. IHB B 17019, one genomic window encodes:
- a CDS encoding DUF6443 domain-containing protein: MKKYLTNKIILLFSVFLAGNALIAQASNTENYISEKSCFDADCVKYTETINYFDGLGRAKQTVNVKASPTAKDVVTHFEYNPFGIQTKNHLPVPQVGTQNGAIYTTPLANASAIYGSEKIYSENVLENSPYDRIKQKIQYGNDWTLHPANYSYGANTVSDAVRKFTATTIWQNNATKSTLGESSNYAANQLSKQTVTDEDGYSTIEFINSSGQFILKRKEITVGDYVDTYYVYNEFDQLAFIIPSKANNYSDIVTNTVRQDDLCYQYKYDNRYRMVEKKLPGKDWEFILYDKQDRVVATQDANLRLQGRWLYTKYDQFGRVAITGIGTGADRITEQAIVDTYGSNNVNRLTTAFFERQGMDVYYGNPDSTYPNSTKWVTLLSLNYYDTYPGYSFNPSFPTSILGEPTLTQNEASENVSTKSLPVISLIKNIENDSWTRKYSYYDKKGRIIGQYTINHLGGYNRVENKLDFIGKTIQVKTHHKRLSTDTEVVINEDFEYDDLKRLKKHWHQVNNGTLELLTDNTYSERSLLSNQKVGNNLQSIDYEYDVRGWMTKINDPASLGSKLFGYQIKYHNPDPLLGIQEPKYNGNISEVDWKTATDGILKRYTYKYDGLNRLTDGKSYQPLSSTLNIDYYETVEYDNNGNITVLQRGQKGMGSPTTTEVIDNLTYTYQGNRLLTITDASGNFAGYRGGGNVISYDDNGNMTSMVDKRIKKIDYNFLNLPTNVQMNAAIGEGYAFNYIYGADGTKFRRRYTKQSTIIDTEYLDNFHYEFTSLLPTAASLKFVSTSEGYYSFENNKYIYHYKDQVGNIRVSYYKDATGDAVIDNEVDYFPFGLEHGSITQSITPSYKYGFQSQEKQVQQGWSSFKWRNYDPSVGRFFNVDPLSEKYAFQSHYNFSENRVIDGKELEGLEWVGVVTRVMPLMENSSVRPIIEPITKPEVVEGTVKVGRFSKEQLGHFDRGRRVELEQINKMNEEGQSVAKNGKNYEATDPKTGRTGETRPDGFTKEGRPVEVKNVKKQGFTRQLRLQDNLTKGKRLILRINKDAQITKPLKDSGVEIQPYSVTPPAKVDNTRATTPLPAVINPQNAAPKEDKCGKIPGCV; the protein is encoded by the coding sequence ATGAAAAAATATTTAACAAACAAAATAATACTACTTTTTTCTGTATTTCTTGCCGGCAATGCTTTAATTGCCCAGGCAAGCAATACTGAAAACTACATATCAGAAAAATCATGCTTCGATGCGGACTGTGTAAAATATACCGAAACAATCAACTATTTTGACGGACTAGGAAGGGCTAAACAGACTGTAAATGTAAAAGCGTCCCCTACTGCAAAAGATGTTGTTACTCATTTTGAATACAACCCTTTTGGAATCCAAACTAAAAACCACCTTCCGGTTCCACAAGTAGGAACCCAAAATGGAGCGATCTACACAACTCCGCTGGCTAATGCGAGCGCTATTTACGGATCTGAAAAGATCTATTCTGAAAACGTATTAGAAAACTCGCCGTACGATAGGATCAAACAGAAGATCCAGTACGGAAATGACTGGACCTTACATCCTGCTAATTACAGCTATGGTGCTAATACGGTTTCCGATGCTGTAAGAAAATTCACCGCCACTACTATTTGGCAAAATAATGCTACCAAAAGTACGCTTGGCGAATCAAGTAATTACGCGGCTAACCAACTAAGTAAACAAACCGTAACAGATGAAGACGGGTATTCTACCATTGAATTTATTAATAGTAGTGGACAGTTTATTCTTAAAAGAAAGGAAATTACAGTAGGTGATTATGTTGATACCTACTATGTATATAACGAGTTTGATCAGTTGGCTTTTATTATTCCATCGAAGGCAAATAATTACTCGGATATTGTTACAAATACTGTGAGGCAGGACGATCTGTGTTATCAATATAAGTATGATAACAGGTACAGAATGGTTGAAAAAAAGCTGCCTGGGAAAGACTGGGAGTTTATTCTGTACGACAAGCAAGACCGTGTAGTTGCTACCCAGGATGCCAACCTAAGATTGCAGGGAAGATGGCTTTATACAAAGTATGATCAATTTGGACGAGTTGCTATTACAGGAATTGGTACAGGGGCGGACAGAATTACAGAGCAAGCTATTGTTGATACATATGGTTCTAACAATGTCAATAGGTTAACTACAGCTTTTTTTGAAAGGCAGGGTATGGATGTCTATTATGGAAATCCAGACAGTACCTATCCGAATTCTACAAAATGGGTAACCTTATTATCATTAAATTACTATGATACCTACCCAGGTTATAGTTTTAACCCTTCTTTTCCGACTTCCATTTTGGGCGAGCCCACTTTAACGCAGAATGAAGCTTCTGAGAACGTAAGTACGAAAAGCCTTCCTGTCATTAGCTTAATTAAAAACATTGAAAATGACAGTTGGACTAGGAAATACAGTTATTATGATAAAAAAGGCAGAATAATAGGACAATATACTATTAATCATTTGGGTGGTTATAACCGTGTAGAAAATAAATTGGATTTTATTGGAAAAACAATCCAGGTAAAAACACACCATAAGAGATTATCTACAGATACAGAAGTTGTAATCAATGAAGACTTCGAGTATGATGATCTAAAAAGGCTTAAAAAGCACTGGCATCAGGTGAACAATGGAACATTGGAACTATTGACCGACAATACCTACAGTGAGCGGTCATTATTGTCCAATCAAAAGGTTGGGAATAATCTTCAAAGCATCGATTATGAATATGATGTTAGAGGCTGGATGACTAAAATAAATGATCCTGCGAGTTTAGGAAGCAAATTGTTCGGTTATCAAATTAAATATCATAATCCTGATCCTTTATTGGGAATTCAGGAGCCAAAATATAACGGAAATATTTCCGAGGTTGACTGGAAAACGGCAACTGATGGTATCCTAAAGAGATATACTTATAAATATGATGGTCTAAACAGACTTACAGATGGAAAAAGCTACCAGCCCTTATCATCAACCTTAAATATAGATTACTACGAGACTGTAGAATACGATAATAACGGGAATATTACAGTTTTGCAGCGCGGACAAAAAGGAATGGGAAGTCCAACCACCACTGAGGTGATAGACAACTTGACATACACTTATCAAGGGAATAGGCTTTTGACAATAACCGATGCATCTGGGAATTTTGCCGGTTATCGAGGTGGAGGTAATGTTATTAGTTATGACGATAATGGTAACATGACCAGTATGGTTGACAAGAGAATTAAGAAAATTGACTATAACTTCCTAAACCTGCCTACCAATGTTCAAATGAATGCTGCCATTGGCGAAGGATATGCTTTTAACTACATCTACGGTGCAGATGGGACAAAATTTAGAAGGAGGTATACCAAACAGTCGACAATTATTGATACAGAGTATTTGGATAACTTTCATTATGAATTTACTTCGCTGCTGCCAACAGCTGCTAGTTTGAAATTTGTTTCAACCTCGGAAGGATATTACAGTTTTGAAAATAATAAGTATATTTATCACTATAAAGATCAGGTAGGAAATATCAGAGTATCTTACTACAAAGATGCCACGGGAGATGCAGTTATTGATAATGAAGTAGATTATTTCCCATTTGGACTGGAACACGGAAGTATTACACAATCAATTACTCCTAGCTACAAGTATGGCTTTCAGTCCCAAGAAAAACAGGTTCAGCAAGGATGGAGTTCTTTTAAGTGGAGAAATTATGACCCATCTGTAGGTAGGTTTTTTAATGTTGACCCGTTAAGTGAGAAATATGCTTTTCAGTCACATTATAACTTTTCTGAAAATAGAGTAATTGACGGCAAGGAATTGGAAGGCCTTGAGTGGGTTGGTGTAGTTACAAGAGTAATGCCTCTAATGGAGAATTCAAGTGTTCGGCCAATAATAGAACCAATAACTAAACCAGAAGTGGTTGAAGGTACTGTTAAAGTAGGTAGATTTTCCAAAGAACAACTGGGACATTTTGATAGAGGTCGAAGAGTTGAATTAGAGCAGATCAACAAAATGAATGAAGAGGGACAAAGTGTTGCTAAAAACGGGAAAAATTATGAAGCAACTGATCCTAAGACCGGTAGAACCGGAGAAACTAGACCCGATGGCTTTACGAAGGAGGGAAGACCAGTTGAGGTGAAAAATGTCAAGAAACAGGGCTTTACTAGGCAGTTGAGGCTTCAGGATAACCTGACTAAAGGTAAAAGATTAATCCTACGAATAAATAAAGATGCACAAATTACAAAGCCTTTAAAAGATTCTGGAGTAGAGATTCAACCTTATAGTGTTACTCCACCTGCTAAAGTGGATAATACAAGAGCAACTACGCCCCTTCCTGCTGTAATAAATCCGCAGAATGCTGCTCCAAAGGAAGACAAGTGTGGTAAGATACCTGGGTGTGTTTAA
- a CDS encoding T9SS type A sorting domain-containing protein, which produces MKKVYVTALTICAVFGLSAQEVIWEKEIKSSTQDFLSQLTTTLDGQYLITGSSIQTKDLVADNQNNGYDFHLVKLDQQGELIYEKFFVGNNHDFLSATVATQEGGFFLAGTSYSGKSLDKKEESKGGSDFWLIRINELGDELWQKTFGSTSDEEARAAIQTTDFGFFVAGNVQNSAKGYGSKDVLIVRLDKNGKELSQIVLGGKGLDEVEKMIPTKDGGALLGVYSRSNSGGSKKTENFGEGDYWIIKLSKDGKVEWEKNYGGKGDDHLRTLALTSTGFLIGGESRSERSGNKSVGIEEGTDLWLISLNERGEEIWQKSYNFKNRDVLMGMSVLHASDDISSKGILIGGYTQAEGRTENDDETFWMLYLDQNGNEQWRKHVKGESRKKEERLSDIKLNRDGSIILAGTSAEELGKENWKIVKLGDKQIDQLIETQDIKIYPNPVSDYAYVEIGFDFKEADILLYDMSGRQLQNLKTKNKVTKINTQPLIQGAYLITIKTDTNKTANAKLIKK; this is translated from the coding sequence ATGAAAAAAGTTTATGTGACAGCACTTACTATCTGCGCTGTCTTTGGCTTGTCCGCGCAAGAAGTAATCTGGGAAAAGGAGATCAAATCAAGCACACAGGATTTTCTCAGCCAACTTACCACGACGCTCGACGGGCAATATTTAATTACCGGAAGTTCGATACAAACCAAAGACCTTGTGGCGGACAACCAGAACAATGGTTACGATTTTCACTTAGTCAAACTTGATCAGCAAGGTGAACTGATCTATGAAAAGTTCTTTGTTGGAAACAATCATGATTTTCTTTCTGCTACTGTTGCTACGCAAGAAGGTGGATTTTTTCTTGCCGGAACTTCTTATAGTGGAAAATCTTTAGACAAAAAAGAAGAATCTAAAGGAGGATCAGATTTTTGGTTGATTAGGATTAATGAACTTGGAGATGAATTATGGCAGAAAACTTTTGGTTCTACATCCGATGAAGAAGCAAGAGCTGCAATTCAAACCACAGATTTTGGATTTTTCGTTGCGGGTAATGTTCAGAATTCGGCAAAAGGTTACGGCTCCAAAGATGTTTTGATTGTAAGACTGGATAAAAACGGAAAAGAATTATCACAAATCGTGTTGGGCGGAAAAGGATTGGACGAAGTAGAGAAAATGATTCCTACCAAAGATGGCGGAGCTTTACTGGGAGTCTACTCCAGAAGCAATTCAGGAGGATCAAAGAAAACAGAAAACTTTGGTGAAGGAGATTACTGGATCATTAAGCTTAGCAAAGACGGAAAAGTAGAATGGGAAAAGAACTATGGCGGAAAAGGAGATGATCATTTAAGAACACTCGCTTTAACATCAACTGGTTTTTTAATCGGTGGAGAATCAAGATCAGAAAGATCAGGCAATAAATCTGTAGGAATAGAAGAAGGAACAGATTTATGGCTTATCTCACTTAATGAAAGAGGGGAAGAAATCTGGCAGAAGTCTTACAATTTCAAAAACCGGGATGTTTTGATGGGAATGAGTGTTCTCCACGCTTCTGATGATATATCGTCCAAAGGAATATTAATAGGCGGTTATACCCAGGCAGAAGGAAGAACGGAAAATGATGATGAAACGTTTTGGATGTTATACTTAGACCAAAATGGAAATGAACAGTGGAGAAAACATGTAAAAGGAGAATCCAGAAAGAAAGAGGAAAGGCTATCTGACATAAAACTCAATAGAGACGGTTCTATTATTCTGGCAGGAACAAGTGCAGAAGAACTTGGAAAAGAGAACTGGAAGATTGTAAAGCTTGGAGATAAGCAGATTGATCAGTTAATAGAAACGCAGGATATTAAGATTTACCCGAATCCTGTGTCGGATTATGCATATGTAGAAATCGGCTTTGATTTCAAGGAAGCTGATATTTTGCTGTATGATATGTCTGGAAGACAGTTGCAGAATCTAAAAACCAAGAATAAAGTTACGAAGATCAATACCCAGCCTTTAATTCAGGGTGCTTACCTCATCACCATTAAAACCGATACCAATAAAACAGCAAATGCTAAATTGATTAAGAAATAA